The genomic DNA atcattgaAGTAATATTCTAATAATAGTTACTTAATAAACGTACCTGGATTATCGGCTCTAAATCTGATGGTGGCCCAACCATCCTTAGGAACTGGAACAGTGTTAGCTTCGGGTGGATCAACCAAATTATAAGTTAATGGGTCACTCACATTGTCGAAATTTCCAAGTCCTGATCCAACCACATAAAATCTAAAGCCATGTAAATGAATTGGATGATTTTCTCCTGAATTCATGACATTAGTCCCCTGAAACGTTATTTCCACAGTTTCATTATAATCTAATATCTTCACCCTTGTCCCTTGGTCCGATAGGGTAACGTTGTCCGTCAGCAAATCCTCTGAGGTAAAATTAAATAGATTTGGGGGTTTGTCTGGAAAATTTTCCTCAAAATATCCACTTATGTTCCTGTCATAAAAGTTATGAAAGGACGTTATTTCATAAGATCATACCATAAATCATCTATTTTAACTAATAAGTTATGAGAATGCCACGTTTGTAATTGAGAATGTGTGACACTCCAACTTAATGACGACACATTCTCACGGCACGGGCACATAACACAATACCAAATTAATCCCATGCATTCATTTAATTAAGTTGCAAGATATAACATTCAAAATTCTGAAAGGTAATGAAATACCTGTAATAAGCTTGCAATATATCCAAAGAAGGGTTTGCAAAACTGATGTTGTTCAAGCCGGACGCAAGCCTATTCCCATCAGGCCCTGCGCATGACCCATTGGGGCAATGCATCATGTTTATGGAAACTGTCACAAACATTCTGGTGTCGACACTTTGAGGAACATCTACAGGATGCTCTTTGGACGCCAAGCTCCTTAAACGTGTTGTGAACAACCCCGCAGCGCCAATGTCATAAAAACCAGGGATGTTGGTCGGCCACACCGGCGACGATGGGGGAGTGTAGTTTCCGCTGTACTGGAAGATTGCACTGGTGATGCTTTTGTCAAAGTCATCTGCCTGTCCATCAAAATAAGGGCTGGCGAGCATGTAATAGTGGCTGAGGGCTTGATTTGCTGTGACCAAAACATCCATTGTTTGCCCTGGGGTTATCATTATGTAAGTCATTTGTAAGGGTTTGATGTAGGAACCATCCCATCCGACAACTGTGAGATTGTGGTCTGCAATGCTGAAGAACATGTCTGTGTTCTGTACGGAATTAACTATGCGAAGTAGATAGGTCTTTCCAT from Corylus avellana chromosome ca6, CavTom2PMs-1.0 includes the following:
- the LOC132184614 gene encoding laccase-14-like codes for the protein MEVSLKTKKLLLWLLGLLLLHCRAQGTVHYYDFVVKESNFTKLCATKSTLTVNASFPGPAIRAHKGDTLYVNVYNQGTYGVTIHWHGVKQPRNSWFDGPEYITQCPIPAGTNFTYQVLLTEEEGTLFWHAHSDWTRATVHGALVILPAEGTTYPFPMPDAEQILLFASWYKEDVMVLMDEALRYGGLTVLSDSYAINGQPGDFYSCSKDTTFRMSVDYGKTYLLRIVNSVQNTDMFFSIADHNLTVVGWDGSYIKPLQMTYIMITPGQTMDVLVTANQALSHYYMLASPYFDGQADDFDKSITSAIFQYSGNYTPPSSPVWPTNIPGFYDIGAAGLFTTRLRSLASKEHPVDVPQSVDTRMFVTVSINMMHCPNGSCAGPDGNRLASGLNNISFANPSLDILQAYYRNISGYFEENFPDKPPNLFNFTSEDLLTDNVTLSDQGTRVKILDYNETVEITFQGTNVMNSGENHPIHLHGFRFYVVGSGLGNFDNVSDPLTYNLVDPPEANTVPVPKDGWATIRFRADNPGVWYMHCHFDRHMSWGMDTVFIVRNGPTEETKLRPPPAYMPPCGADALSGLQQTIFQKEE